In Burkholderia sp. WP9, a genomic segment contains:
- a CDS encoding DNA-3-methyladenine glycosylase I, which produces MTQRCNWVSSEALAHYHDTEWGVPSRDDRHLFEMLVLEGAQAGLSWSTILNKRAGYRRAFADFDIDKVARFTPKHVDALVKDESIVRHRGKIEAAINNARAVQQIQAEHGSLANFVWSFVDQTPIQNDWASYKQAPASTDISDALSKGLKRYGCKFVGSTICYAFMQAVGMVNDHEASCMCRARCAALGKKGRNRKAG; this is translated from the coding sequence GTGACACAGCGATGCAACTGGGTATCGAGCGAGGCGCTCGCGCACTATCACGACACCGAATGGGGCGTGCCCTCGCGCGATGACCGGCATCTGTTCGAGATGCTGGTGCTGGAGGGCGCTCAGGCAGGGTTGTCGTGGTCGACGATTCTCAACAAGCGGGCCGGCTACCGCCGCGCTTTTGCCGACTTCGACATCGACAAGGTTGCGCGCTTTACGCCGAAGCACGTCGATGCCCTGGTGAAAGACGAAAGCATCGTGCGTCATCGCGGCAAGATCGAAGCTGCCATTAACAACGCTCGGGCGGTCCAACAGATACAGGCCGAGCACGGCTCGCTCGCCAATTTCGTTTGGTCCTTCGTCGATCAGACGCCGATCCAGAACGATTGGGCTTCGTACAAGCAGGCTCCCGCGTCGACCGACATTTCCGACGCGCTGAGCAAGGGGCTGAAGCGCTATGGCTGCAAGTTCGTCGGCTCGACGATCTGTTACGCGTTCATGCAGGCGGTCGGCATGGTCAACGACCACGAGGCGAGTTGCATGTGCCGGGCGCGATGCGCGGCACTCGGCAAGAAAGGACGGAATCGCAAAGCGGGGTAA
- the fliD gene encoding flagellar filament capping protein FliD, which yields MSSISTSSSTASANAALQSAAQSIISGSTGNSSMDVSTLVTALVNAKTAGQTAALAARQTTDNTTLSAYGALSSALSALQSGITNLANGTTLSTFAATASGTGLTATAGVGAVAGSYSVAVTQIASSQALSSAAFGSTTQLGTGTLSISLGGKSMDINVDSTNNTLSGIASAINASSSNPGVTATIVTGTDGAHLVLRAANTGAANVINVTTSNITTDNGLSSLGVTSTASTTGGQSTITSANAGSAWTQSGFAQDAEFTVGGIAASSSTNAVTSAIAGVTMNLTSASAGTTQTLTIAADTTSQNTAINNFVSLYNTVVTTMSTLTSFSSGSSSQGPLLGDSTLQTIKNTLATIIGGSVGSGSTGTTLAAIGISLKDNPADGTLVVDNTALNTALTSSPATVASLFNSTNGIAEQLNSSITTFTQTGGIIDTRNTALNADLKSITTQQTALADYTTQLTNQYQAQFTALNTLMATMNNNSQYLTALFGGTNSAGALATNKG from the coding sequence ATGTCCTCGATCTCAACCTCGTCTTCTACAGCAAGCGCCAACGCCGCGCTGCAGTCGGCTGCTCAATCGATCATCAGCGGCTCGACGGGCAATTCGTCGATGGACGTGTCGACGCTCGTCACGGCGCTTGTGAACGCGAAGACCGCAGGACAAACCGCGGCTCTGGCGGCACGACAAACCACCGACAACACCACGCTGTCCGCCTACGGCGCACTAAGCTCGGCGCTGAGCGCACTGCAGTCGGGCATCACGAATCTCGCCAACGGCACCACGCTGTCGACGTTCGCGGCCACCGCGAGCGGCACCGGCTTGACCGCGACCGCCGGCGTCGGCGCCGTGGCCGGTAGCTACTCGGTCGCCGTGACGCAGATTGCCAGCTCGCAAGCCTTGTCGTCGGCGGCCTTCGGCTCCACGACACAACTGGGCACCGGCACGCTCTCCATCTCGCTGGGCGGCAAGTCGATGGATATCAACGTCGACAGCACCAACAACACGCTCTCGGGCATCGCTTCGGCAATCAACGCGAGCAGCAGCAACCCCGGCGTCACGGCGACCATCGTGACCGGCACGGACGGCGCCCACCTCGTGCTGCGCGCGGCGAACACCGGGGCAGCGAACGTCATCAACGTCACGACCAGCAACATCACGACCGACAACGGCCTGTCGAGCCTCGGCGTGACCTCGACCGCCAGCACCACCGGCGGCCAGTCGACGATCACCTCGGCCAACGCGGGGAGCGCCTGGACGCAGAGCGGTTTTGCCCAGGACGCGGAATTCACCGTGGGCGGAATCGCGGCCAGCAGTTCGACCAATGCGGTGACGAGCGCCATTGCGGGCGTCACGATGAACCTGACGTCCGCATCCGCCGGCACCACGCAGACGCTGACCATTGCGGCCGACACCACCTCGCAGAACACCGCGATCAATAATTTCGTGAGCCTCTACAACACCGTCGTCACGACGATGTCCACGCTCACCTCGTTCAGCTCCGGCTCGTCCTCGCAAGGTCCGCTGCTCGGCGACTCCACGCTGCAGACGATCAAGAACACGCTGGCCACCATCATCGGCGGCTCGGTCGGCTCGGGTAGCACCGGCACCACGCTGGCGGCGATCGGCATCTCGCTGAAGGACAATCCGGCGGACGGCACGCTGGTGGTCGACAATACCGCGCTGAATACCGCGCTGACGAGCAGTCCGGCCACGGTCGCATCGCTCTTCAACTCGACCAACGGCATTGCCGAGCAGTTGAACTCCAGCATCACCACGTTCACGCAGACCGGCGGCATCATCGACACGCGTAATACCGCGCTCAATGCCGATCTGAAGAGCATCACCACGCAGCAAACCGCCCTCGCCGACTACACGACACAGTTGACGAACCAGTATCAGGCGCAGTTCACCGCCCTGAATACGTTGATGGCGACCATGAACAACAATTCGCAGTACCTGACCGCGCTGTTCGGCGGCACCAACAGCGCGGGCGCGCTGGCCACGAACAAGGGCTAA
- a CDS encoding GNAT family protein, with protein MSDNTIFLREIERGDLPTINAWRADKALVSLLGGAFRYVGAEIDNKWFDSYLGSRAGNVRLAVCLASTQAVVGVTYLLGIDWVNRSAEFSIQIGAETARGRGIGEAATRQTLDHAFGDLNLNRISLTVLASNARAIALYEKVGFRAEGLLRQAAFKGGRYLDIIPMAILADDRR; from the coding sequence ATGAGCGACAACACGATATTCCTGCGCGAAATCGAGCGCGGCGATCTGCCGACAATCAATGCATGGCGCGCCGACAAGGCATTGGTCAGCCTGCTGGGCGGCGCCTTCCGCTATGTGGGCGCCGAGATCGACAACAAATGGTTCGATAGTTACCTCGGTTCCCGCGCGGGCAACGTGCGTCTCGCCGTGTGTCTCGCCTCGACCCAGGCCGTGGTGGGCGTGACATACCTGCTGGGCATCGACTGGGTGAACCGCAGCGCGGAGTTCTCGATTCAGATCGGCGCGGAAACGGCACGCGGCCGGGGCATCGGCGAGGCCGCGACGCGTCAGACGCTCGACCACGCGTTCGGCGACCTCAATCTCAACCGCATTTCGTTGACCGTGCTCGCATCCAATGCGCGCGCCATCGCGCTTTACGAGAAAGTGGGCTTTCGTGCCGAAGGTCTGCTGCGCCAGGCCGCCTTCAAAGGCGGCCGCTATCTCGACATCATTCCGATGGCCATCCTGGCTGACGATCGGCGCTGA
- the rpsU gene encoding 30S ribosomal protein S21, translated as MTTILLKENEPFEVAIRRFRRAIEKNGLIAELRERQSYEKPTTARKRKKAAAVKRLHKRLRSQMLPKKLH; from the coding sequence ATGACGACGATTCTTCTGAAAGAAAACGAGCCGTTCGAAGTGGCGATTCGCCGCTTTCGTCGCGCAATCGAAAAGAATGGCCTGATCGCTGAACTGCGTGAGCGCCAATCGTACGAAAAGCCGACCACGGCACGTAAGCGCAAGAAGGCTGCTGCTGTGAAGCGCCTGCACAAGCGCCTGCGCAGCCAGATGCTGCCGAAAAAGCTGCACTAA
- a CDS encoding tetratricopeptide repeat protein translates to MTLLYEQPTADPLTPEQQLEHDIALVLQTALEHHHKGEFDDAEALYLAILDAKPQHSDALYDLGVLLVQTDRPKDALPRFELALGQQPQNGQYWTAYISALIDAGETAAAWLALEMAQKQGLKGPAVDGLIVRMANPGKIVLTQPVAAQNPQSAGSAAAPTNSEGAEATADAGKSTIAAGRRVSQQETSRFTSLYNKGQIADAVKLARTLTQRFPADGNAWRWFGIALHRLGRYDDALIPLRKAAELLPEELESRAVLADTLRLKGLHKDAEEVCRAIIAINPAYAEAQRIYGMSLVHQGRVAEGLAAARRAIELAPDTSGMYNTLGVLQLDLGMVSEAEKSFHVALEKDPKDPIAADNYLFSLAHNPEVKQDTLFAEHIKFAQQHEAPVRSQWPRHVNKRTPNRKLKIGLVSGDLFRHAVASYLLPIMERLATDASVSLHVYNNHILEDDYTHLLRKCAHEWHQVTGMPDAHLANRIRDDRIDILFDLSGHTGRNRLLTFARKPAPIQVSWLGYPATTGLSAMDYYLVDRFGVPFGEPERMFSEKIVHLPANAPFLPEKSAPPVNILPAMHNGYVTFGSFNRLNKLRPDVIALWAELLNAQPSSRMLLGAIATDEDEQLLLDWFDKAGISRERLMFRRRSSIPVYLQQHFHVDICLDTFPYTGSTTVLNSLWMGVPTLTIAGETLPSRAGATWMSHVGLQQYLAADKADFVAKGVALSSDIEALAALRTGLRERCMASAAFRPEVVAAGLSRALRIMWQRWCDDQPPVAFEVTAEEATAATDDAAAPSKTGDNK, encoded by the coding sequence ATGACTCTCCTGTACGAGCAGCCGACAGCTGACCCCTTGACGCCCGAACAACAGCTCGAGCACGACATCGCACTCGTTTTGCAAACGGCGCTGGAGCACCACCACAAGGGCGAATTCGACGACGCCGAAGCGCTCTATCTGGCGATCCTCGACGCCAAACCGCAGCACTCGGACGCGCTTTACGACCTTGGCGTGCTGCTCGTTCAAACGGACCGTCCCAAAGACGCATTGCCCCGCTTCGAACTGGCGCTAGGTCAGCAACCGCAAAACGGCCAGTATTGGACGGCTTATATCAGCGCGTTGATCGACGCCGGTGAAACCGCCGCCGCGTGGCTCGCGCTGGAAATGGCGCAGAAGCAAGGACTGAAGGGCCCGGCGGTGGACGGCCTGATCGTGCGGATGGCGAATCCCGGCAAGATCGTCCTGACGCAGCCCGTGGCAGCCCAGAACCCGCAGTCAGCCGGCAGCGCGGCCGCTCCAACAAATAGCGAAGGCGCAGAAGCAACCGCAGATGCCGGCAAGTCCACGATCGCAGCCGGACGGCGCGTAAGCCAGCAGGAAACCTCGCGATTCACGTCGCTCTACAACAAAGGCCAGATCGCCGACGCCGTCAAACTGGCTCGCACGCTAACCCAGCGCTTCCCCGCCGACGGCAACGCGTGGCGCTGGTTCGGGATTGCGTTGCATCGTCTGGGCCGTTACGACGACGCGCTCATCCCGCTGCGCAAGGCTGCCGAACTCCTGCCCGAAGAGCTGGAGAGTCGCGCCGTCCTCGCGGATACGCTGCGACTGAAAGGCTTGCACAAGGACGCCGAAGAAGTCTGCCGCGCGATCATCGCGATCAACCCGGCCTACGCCGAAGCGCAACGGATCTACGGCATGTCGCTGGTTCACCAGGGACGAGTGGCCGAAGGTCTGGCTGCGGCCCGGCGCGCGATCGAACTGGCGCCGGACACGTCCGGCATGTACAACACACTGGGCGTGTTGCAGCTCGATCTGGGCATGGTGAGCGAAGCGGAGAAAAGCTTTCACGTCGCGCTGGAGAAAGACCCGAAAGACCCGATCGCGGCGGACAACTATCTGTTTTCGCTCGCCCACAATCCTGAAGTCAAGCAGGACACGCTGTTCGCCGAACACATTAAATTCGCGCAACAGCACGAAGCGCCGGTGCGTTCGCAGTGGCCGCGTCATGTGAACAAGCGCACGCCGAATCGCAAGCTGAAGATCGGCCTCGTTTCCGGTGACCTGTTCCGTCACGCCGTCGCCTCGTATCTGTTGCCGATCATGGAGCGTCTCGCGACCGACGCCAGCGTCTCGCTTCATGTGTACAACAACCACATCCTGGAAGACGACTACACCCATTTGCTGCGCAAGTGCGCCCATGAATGGCACCAGGTCACCGGCATGCCGGACGCGCACCTGGCCAACCGGATCCGCGACGACAGAATCGACATTCTGTTCGACCTGTCCGGCCACACGGGCCGCAATCGTCTTCTCACGTTCGCGCGCAAGCCCGCGCCGATCCAGGTCAGCTGGCTCGGCTACCCGGCCACGACCGGCCTGAGCGCGATGGACTATTACCTCGTGGACCGGTTCGGTGTGCCGTTCGGCGAACCGGAGCGCATGTTCTCCGAGAAGATCGTCCATTTGCCCGCGAACGCGCCCTTCCTGCCGGAAAAAAGCGCGCCGCCGGTCAACATCCTGCCGGCCATGCACAACGGCTACGTGACGTTCGGCAGCTTCAACCGCCTCAACAAACTGCGCCCCGACGTGATCGCCCTCTGGGCGGAATTGCTGAACGCGCAACCGTCGTCGCGAATGTTGCTGGGCGCGATTGCAACCGACGAGGACGAACAATTGCTCCTCGACTGGTTCGACAAAGCAGGCATCTCGCGCGAGCGTCTGATGTTCCGCCGCCGCTCGAGCATTCCGGTCTATCTGCAGCAGCATTTTCACGTCGATATCTGCCTCGACACGTTCCCGTACACGGGTTCGACCACCGTGCTGAATTCCCTGTGGATGGGCGTGCCGACCTTGACGATTGCAGGCGAGACGTTGCCGAGCCGCGCCGGCGCCACCTGGATGTCGCACGTCGGCCTGCAACAGTATCTCGCCGCCGATAAGGCGGACTTCGTCGCCAAGGGCGTCGCGCTGTCGTCGGATATCGAGGCGCTCGCCGCACTGCGCACCGGTTTGCGCGAGCGCTGCATGGCCTCGGCGGCATTCCGGCCTGAAGTCGTCGCCGCGGGCTTGTCGCGCGCATTGCGAATCATGTGGCAACGCTGGTGCGACGACCAACCGCCCGTCGCGTTCGAAGTAACGGCAGAAGAAGCCACCGCCGCCACCGACGACGCCGCCGCGCCGTCCAAGACAGGGGACAACAAGTGA
- the vioA gene encoding dTDP-4-amino-4,6-dideoxy-D-glucose aminotransferase VioA, producing the protein MNAALPLGAIDPQIDERIYVTQPHLAPLEEFIPYLQQIWDSKILTNAGPFHQQFEEALCKYLGVRHLALFTNGTLALLTALQALRVTGEVITTPYSFVATAHSLVWNGIKPVFADVDPHTLNLDPAKIEAAITPQTTAIMPVHCYGKPCDVEAIQKIADNYNLKVIYDAAHAFGVQTETGSVLEHGDLAVLSFHATKVFNTFEGGAIICQDAKTKQRIDHLKNFGFVDEVTVVASGINGKMSEINAAFGLLQLQHIDEALARRARIDAIYRERLRDVRGIRCLPKEGQKVANHSYFPILVGPEYPISRDALYQKFRDQNIYARRYFYPLISDFPIYRGLPSARQDNLPVAHTAAQQVLCLPIFPALTDDMLDRIIGIIADT; encoded by the coding sequence GTGAACGCAGCCTTACCGCTTGGGGCCATCGACCCGCAGATCGACGAGCGCATTTACGTTACCCAGCCGCACCTTGCGCCGCTTGAAGAATTCATCCCCTATCTTCAACAGATCTGGGACAGCAAGATCCTCACCAATGCCGGCCCATTTCACCAGCAGTTCGAAGAGGCGCTGTGCAAGTACCTCGGCGTGCGTCATCTTGCGCTGTTCACCAACGGCACGCTGGCGCTGCTCACCGCGCTGCAGGCGCTGCGCGTGACCGGCGAGGTGATCACGACGCCCTATTCGTTCGTGGCAACCGCCCACTCGCTGGTCTGGAACGGCATCAAACCGGTATTCGCCGACGTCGATCCGCATACGCTCAATCTCGATCCCGCCAAAATCGAGGCCGCGATCACGCCGCAGACCACCGCGATCATGCCGGTGCATTGCTACGGCAAGCCGTGCGACGTCGAGGCGATCCAGAAGATCGCCGACAACTACAATCTGAAGGTGATTTACGACGCGGCCCATGCTTTCGGCGTGCAGACCGAAACCGGCAGTGTGCTCGAACACGGCGACCTTGCCGTGCTGAGCTTCCACGCGACGAAGGTCTTCAATACCTTCGAAGGTGGCGCGATCATTTGCCAGGACGCCAAGACCAAACAGCGCATCGACCATCTGAAGAACTTTGGATTCGTCGATGAGGTGACTGTAGTTGCGTCCGGCATCAACGGCAAGATGAGCGAAATCAACGCCGCGTTTGGGTTGCTGCAATTGCAGCACATCGACGAAGCGCTGGCGCGGCGCGCGCGGATCGACGCAATCTATCGCGAACGGCTGCGCGACGTGCGCGGTATCCGCTGCCTGCCCAAAGAAGGCCAGAAAGTCGCGAACCATTCGTACTTTCCGATTCTCGTCGGCCCGGAGTATCCGATCAGCCGGGATGCGCTGTATCAGAAGTTCCGCGACCAGAATATCTACGCGCGCCGCTATTTCTATCCGCTGATCTCGGACTTTCCGATTTATCGCGGCCTGCCTTCGGCGCGTCAGGACAATCTGCCGGTCGCGCATACCGCTGCACAACAGGTACTGTGTCTGCCGATTTTCCCGGCGCTGACCGACGACATGCTCGATCGCATCATCGGGATCATCGCGGATACCTGA
- the fliT gene encoding flagellar protein FliT, whose amino-acid sequence MNAHTMNQTELVERVLSITREIEQAASLADWPEAARLTEARSPLLMSLTAEQEPAALEMIRQIQAIDAALVADAAVTQNELHTEFEAAIGRTKAAGEYQRMARL is encoded by the coding sequence ATGAACGCGCACACCATGAATCAGACGGAACTGGTCGAACGCGTGCTGTCGATCACGCGCGAAATCGAGCAGGCGGCCTCGCTTGCCGACTGGCCGGAAGCCGCCCGCCTGACCGAAGCACGCTCGCCGCTGCTGATGTCGCTCACCGCGGAGCAGGAGCCGGCCGCGCTGGAAATGATCCGCCAGATCCAGGCGATCGACGCGGCCCTGGTCGCCGACGCGGCAGTCACCCAGAACGAACTGCATACCGAGTTTGAAGCGGCGATCGGGCGCACCAAGGCCGCCGGCGAATATCAGCGCATGGCCCGCCTTTAA
- a CDS encoding BadF/BadG/BcrA/BcrD ATPase family protein — translation MSKDFFLIGIDGGGSGTRVVLGDAQGRELAQAASGPSGLGLGVERAWQAIAAGCGEAFASVGMALDWSRCVLGCGLAGVNNRDWLSAFRAQAPAVAGLAVESDAYTTLLGAHAGAPGVIVALGTGSVAAVLDSNGECRSVSGYGFPSGDEASGAWLGLRGIVHAQHALDGRGPNDDFAQALISHTGAHDRDSLVVWLCEANQTAYARLARIVVANRAHPFAARLLGEAGAEVGKMIAALDPSASLPVALCGGLGAPLREYVPQIHQARLREPLADSAHGGMQLAQREAGRVGG, via the coding sequence ATGAGCAAAGACTTCTTTCTGATCGGCATCGACGGCGGCGGCAGCGGCACGCGCGTCGTGCTCGGCGACGCACAAGGCCGCGAGCTGGCGCAGGCGGCAAGCGGGCCGTCTGGCTTGGGGCTCGGCGTCGAACGTGCTTGGCAGGCCATTGCGGCCGGCTGCGGCGAAGCATTTGCAAGCGTCGGCATGGCGCTGGACTGGTCGCGCTGCGTGCTCGGCTGCGGACTGGCGGGCGTCAATAATCGCGACTGGCTGAGCGCGTTTCGCGCTCAGGCTCCCGCGGTCGCCGGACTCGCCGTGGAAAGCGACGCCTATACCACCCTGCTGGGCGCGCACGCCGGCGCGCCTGGTGTGATCGTCGCGCTTGGCACCGGCAGCGTGGCGGCCGTGCTGGATAGCAATGGCGAATGCCGTTCGGTCAGCGGCTACGGTTTTCCCTCGGGCGACGAAGCAAGCGGTGCATGGCTCGGACTGCGGGGCATCGTGCATGCACAACATGCGCTCGACGGTCGCGGCCCCAACGACGATTTCGCGCAGGCGCTGATCAGCCATACCGGCGCGCATGACCGCGACAGTCTCGTCGTGTGGCTTTGCGAAGCCAATCAGACAGCTTATGCGAGGCTCGCGCGGATCGTCGTCGCCAATCGCGCGCATCCGTTCGCGGCGCGGTTGCTCGGCGAGGCCGGCGCGGAAGTGGGCAAGATGATCGCCGCGCTGGATCCCTCGGCGAGCCTGCCGGTCGCGTTGTGCGGCGGCCTCGGCGCGCCGTTGCGTGAGTACGTGCCGCAGATCCATCAGGCGCGTTTGCGCGAGCCGCTGGCCGATTCGGCGCACGGCGGAATGCAACTGGCGCAGCGCGAAGCGGGTCGCGTCGGCGGCTAA
- a CDS encoding aldo/keto reductase, giving the protein MQKRRIGRSELQVAPLMFGGNVFGWTADEATSFSILDAFVDAGLDFIDTADVYSAWVPGNQGGESETIIGKWFRQSGKRDKIVLATKVSKHPQRKGLSAANIQAAVEDSLRRLQTDYIDVYFSHDDDTETPLAETLGAYQKLIEAGKVRVIGASNYTGARIEEALAVSRQHGLPEYQLLQPEYNLYDRADYERDIEPVALANQLGVVVYYSLASGFLSGKYRSRADLANKARGSRVEKYLNERGLRILAALDRIAEAHGSTPATVALAWLIARPSVTAPIASATSVDQLKSLAAAVHLMLTGADIRELDEASA; this is encoded by the coding sequence ATGCAAAAGCGCAGAATCGGACGTTCGGAATTACAGGTCGCGCCGCTGATGTTCGGCGGCAATGTTTTCGGCTGGACCGCCGATGAAGCCACCTCGTTTTCGATTCTTGATGCATTTGTCGATGCCGGTCTCGACTTTATCGATACCGCCGATGTCTATTCAGCATGGGTGCCTGGCAATCAGGGCGGGGAGTCGGAAACCATCATCGGCAAGTGGTTCCGTCAGAGCGGCAAGCGCGACAAAATTGTGCTCGCCACCAAGGTCTCGAAGCATCCGCAGCGCAAGGGGTTGTCGGCGGCCAACATCCAGGCGGCGGTCGAGGATTCGCTGCGGCGCTTGCAAACCGATTACATCGACGTCTACTTTTCTCACGACGACGACACCGAAACGCCGCTCGCCGAAACACTGGGCGCGTATCAGAAGCTGATCGAGGCGGGGAAGGTGAGGGTGATCGGCGCGTCGAACTACACTGGCGCGCGTATCGAGGAGGCGCTCGCGGTGTCCCGCCAGCACGGGTTGCCCGAATATCAGCTGCTGCAGCCGGAATACAACCTTTATGACCGCGCGGACTATGAGCGCGACATCGAGCCGGTGGCGCTCGCCAATCAGCTTGGCGTGGTGGTGTACTACAGTCTTGCGAGCGGATTTCTGTCGGGCAAATACCGGTCGCGGGCGGATCTGGCCAACAAGGCGCGCGGCAGCCGGGTCGAAAAATACTTGAACGAGCGCGGTTTGCGCATTCTCGCCGCACTGGACCGGATCGCCGAGGCGCACGGCAGCACGCCGGCCACTGTCGCGTTGGCATGGCTGATCGCGCGGCCCAGTGTTACGGCCCCTATTGCCAGCGCAACGTCGGTCGACCAGCTCAAAAGTCTCGCGGCAGCCGTCCACCTGATGCTGACAGGCGCAGATATCCGCGAACTGGACGAAGCGAGCGCCTGA
- a CDS encoding WbqC family protein — MKLAIMQPYLLPYIGYFQLAAAVDKFVFYDDVNFIKNGWINRNRMLQGDQVRYLTVPLSGASPMLKINEVLVEPRERWLRKLLESIRHAYAKAPHYPQVSALVGRILAEPLAPVSLLASHTVMEICKYLEIDTEFVPSSTKYGNAQLKGTERVLDICAREQAATYVNLPGGRALYDSNAFSARGVELAFIEPNLSPYAQFDDAFHPALSILDVLMFNSKNSVRDMLCVEVNA; from the coding sequence ATGAAGCTCGCGATCATGCAGCCCTACCTGCTGCCGTATATCGGCTATTTTCAGCTGGCAGCGGCTGTCGACAAGTTCGTCTTTTACGACGACGTGAACTTCATCAAGAACGGCTGGATCAACCGCAACCGCATGCTGCAGGGCGACCAGGTGCGTTATCTCACCGTGCCGCTCAGTGGCGCGAGCCCTATGCTGAAGATCAACGAGGTGCTGGTCGAGCCGCGCGAGCGCTGGCTACGCAAGCTGCTCGAATCGATTCGGCATGCTTATGCCAAAGCGCCTCACTACCCGCAGGTGAGCGCGTTGGTCGGACGGATTCTGGCGGAGCCGCTCGCGCCGGTTTCGCTGCTCGCCTCGCACACCGTGATGGAAATCTGCAAATACCTCGAGATCGATACCGAGTTCGTCCCGTCGTCGACGAAATACGGCAATGCGCAACTCAAAGGTACTGAGCGGGTCCTGGACATCTGCGCGCGAGAGCAGGCGGCTACCTATGTGAACCTGCCGGGCGGTCGAGCGCTTTACGATAGCAACGCATTCTCGGCACGCGGCGTGGAGCTTGCCTTTATCGAGCCGAACCTGAGCCCGTACGCACAGTTCGATGACGCGTTTCACCCGGCCTTATCCATTCTCGACGTCCTGATGTTCAATAGCAAAAACAGCGTGAGAGATATGCTGTGCGTCGAGGTGAACGCATGA
- a CDS encoding flagellin has translation MLGINSNINSLVAQQNLNGSQSALSQAITRLSSGKRINSAADDAAGLAISTRMQTQINGLNQGVSNANDGVSMIQTASSALSSLTSSLQRIRQLAVQASTGSLSSSDQAALQKEVSAQIAEVNRIASQTTYNGTNILDGSAGSVTFQVGANVGQTISLDLSQSMSAAKIGGGLVQTGQTVGTIAVNTDATGTYTSTGATITSVNVLSDGKGGYTFTDQNNQAISSGAVSNIFSAGTASGTGTAITNLTLNATLATAMGATASGVATASIAQINAINNPPTVSGLDISTVTGANEAMVSIDNALQTVNTLQAALGAAQNRFTAISTSQQAESTDLSSAQSQITDANFAQETANLSKAQVLQQAGISVLAQANSNPQQVLKLLQ, from the coding sequence ATGCTCGGAATCAATAGCAACATCAACTCGCTGGTTGCACAGCAAAACCTTAATGGCTCGCAAAGCGCCCTTTCGCAAGCCATCACCCGCCTGTCGTCGGGCAAGCGCATCAACAGCGCGGCTGACGACGCAGCAGGTCTGGCAATCTCGACGCGTATGCAAACGCAGATCAACGGCCTGAACCAGGGCGTGTCGAATGCGAACGACGGCGTGTCGATGATTCAAACCGCATCGAGCGCACTGTCGTCGCTGACCTCGAGCCTGCAACGTATCCGCCAACTGGCCGTGCAAGCATCGACCGGTTCGCTGTCGTCGAGCGACCAGGCAGCTCTGCAGAAGGAAGTCTCGGCGCAGATCGCTGAAGTGAACCGTATCGCTTCGCAAACGACGTACAACGGCACGAACATTCTGGACGGCTCGGCAGGCAGCGTGACGTTCCAGGTCGGCGCGAACGTCGGTCAGACGATCAGCCTGGACCTGAGCCAATCGATGTCGGCAGCGAAGATCGGTGGCGGTCTGGTGCAAACGGGTCAAACGGTTGGCACGATCGCCGTCAACACGGACGCGACCGGCACGTACACCAGCACGGGCGCGACGATCACGTCGGTCAACGTGCTGTCGGACGGCAAGGGTGGCTACACCTTCACCGACCAGAACAACCAGGCAATCTCGTCGGGCGCAGTGTCCAACATCTTCTCGGCCGGTACGGCATCGGGTACGGGCACGGCAATCACGAACCTGACGCTGAACGCCACGCTCGCCACGGCGATGGGCGCAACGGCTTCCGGCGTCGCGACCGCATCGATCGCACAGATCAATGCGATCAACAACCCGCCGACGGTTTCGGGCCTCGACATCAGCACGGTCACCGGCGCGAACGAAGCAATGGTCTCGATCGACAACGCACTGCAGACCGTGAACACGCTGCAAGCTGCACTGGGCGCCGCGCAAAACCGCTTCACGGCAATCTCGACGTCGCAGCAAGCTGAATCGACCGACCTGTCGTCGGCACAGTCGCAAATCACGGACGCCAACTTCGCACAAGAAACGGCGAACCTGAGCAAGGCGCAAGTGCTGCAGCAAGCTGGTATCTCGGTGTTGGCGCAAGCTAACTCGAACCCGCAGCAAGTTCTGAAGCTCCTGCAGTAA